CCGACTATCCGGAGGATCCGAAAAACGACAAGGAAAAGGAGATCAAGGCGCGTTATGACAAAATCAAGGGCAGCGCCGTCAACCCCGTGCTGCGGGAAGGCAACTCGGATCGCCGGGCGCCGCTCTCGGTCAAACAATACGCTAAAAAACATCCGCATAAAATGGGCGCGTGGACGCCCGACTCCAGGACCCATGTCGCGCATATGACGCAAGGAGACTTCCGTTCGAATGAGAAAGCGGTCACGATCACTGAGGCGACGGACGCGCGAATTGAGTTTGTGGATCCATCCGGAAAGACCACGGTTCTGAAGCCCAAGATATCCCTGAAGGTCGGCGAGGTCATCGACGGCACGTTCATGAGCCGCCGCGCCCTGCGTGAATTCCTAGAAGCGCAGATCCAGGACGCAAAAAAGCGCGGCCTGTTGTTTTCGATCCATCTTAAAGCCACGATGATGAAGGTATCGGACCCCAAGATTTTTGGTCATGCCGTGTCCGTCTATTTTAAAGACGTGTTTGAAAAACACAAAGCCACGTTTGCAAAACTGGGCGTTGATCCCGACAACGGCTTGGGCGACCTGTATGCAAAAATCAAGTCCTTGCCGGAGGATCAACGCGCCGCGATTGAGGCGGACATCCAGGCCTGTTACAAGACCCGGCCCGAACTGGCGATGGTGAACTCCGATAAAGGGATCACGAATCTGCATGTCCCGAGTGACGTGATTATCGATGCCTCCATGCCGCCTGTGATTCGCGACTCGGGAAAAATGTGGGGGCCCGACGGCAAGCTTCAAGACACAAAGGCGGTCATCCCCGACAGCAGTTACGCCCCCGTCTATCAGGAAGTCATCGAATTCTGCAAAAAGAACGGCGCCTTCGATCCGAAAACCATGGGGAGTGTCCCCAATGTGGGTCTCATGGCGCAGGCGGCGGAGGAATACGGATCGCACGACAAGACCTTTAAAGTTCCGGGAAGCGGAACGATTCGCGTGGTGACCGCATCAGGACAGACCTTGCTGGAACACGCGGTGGAAGAGGGGGATATCTGGCGGATGTGCCAGGTGAAGGATGCGGCGATCCAGGATTGGGTCAAGCTGGCCGTTACTCGTGCAAAAGCCACCGGAGCCCCCGCAGTGTTCTGGCTGGATAAAAACAGAGCCCACGATGCGGAGCTGATCAAAAAGGTCAATCGCTATCTGCCGAATTACGATACCCAAGGTCTGGACATCCGCATCATGTCTCCGGCCGAAGCCACGCGGTTCTCGCTGCAACGGATGAAGGAGGGGATGGATACGATCTCCGTGACAGGCAACGTTCTGCGCGACTACCTCACGGACCTTTTCCCGATTCTTGAAATTGGGACCAGCGCAAAAATGCTCTCGATCGTCCCCTTGATGAACGGCGGCGGTCTGTTTGAGACCGGAGCAGGCGGTTCCGCGCCCAAACACGTCC
The window above is part of the Nitrospiria bacterium genome. Proteins encoded here:
- a CDS encoding NADP-dependent isocitrate dehydrogenase, with product MSTPKSKILYTYTDEAPMLATYSFLPIVGAFTKAAGVAVEERDISLAGRIIANFPEYLTESQKHSDDLAELGELAKTPEANIIKLPNISASLPQMKAAIKELQAQGYKIPDYPEDPKNDKEKEIKARYDKIKGSAVNPVLREGNSDRRAPLSVKQYAKKHPHKMGAWTPDSRTHVAHMTQGDFRSNEKAVTITEATDARIEFVDPSGKTTVLKPKISLKVGEVIDGTFMSRRALREFLEAQIQDAKKRGLLFSIHLKATMMKVSDPKIFGHAVSVYFKDVFEKHKATFAKLGVDPDNGLGDLYAKIKSLPEDQRAAIEADIQACYKTRPELAMVNSDKGITNLHVPSDVIIDASMPPVIRDSGKMWGPDGKLQDTKAVIPDSSYAPVYQEVIEFCKKNGAFDPKTMGSVPNVGLMAQAAEEYGSHDKTFKVPGSGTIRVVTASGQTLLEHAVEEGDIWRMCQVKDAAIQDWVKLAVTRAKATGAPAVFWLDKNRAHDAELIKKVNRYLPNYDTQGLDIRIMSPAEATRFSLQRMKEGMDTISVTGNVLRDYLTDLFPILEIGTSAKMLSIVPLMNGGGLFETGAGGSAPKHVQQLQEEGYLRWDSLGEFLALAASLDHLSKASNNPTAKILADTLDRATAKFLESNKSPARKVGEIDNRGSHFYLALYWAQALAEQTEDKNLQARFARVAQQLAQNEAKINAELLGAQGKPVDLGGYYHPDRNKTTKAMRPSSTFNAIVDAIA